The Papaver somniferum cultivar HN1 chromosome 3, ASM357369v1, whole genome shotgun sequence genome includes a region encoding these proteins:
- the LOC113360476 gene encoding uncharacterized protein LOC113360476: protein MASSSYSNQYIQQPSIPIFHGENYDFWAIKMKTLFMSQEVWEIVQDGYDEIEDTSTLDQTQKDLLKESRRKNAKAYMYIQQGVGDTILPRVIHSYKAKEAWDLLQQEYGGNKKVRELKLHSYRRDFENLRMNENECLNEFSSRVVEVVNNIMMCAIKKNEYEGESTSNFKGNGKWKKGGANSNNYTKSDSSQVPRCSFCKKNGHLEKNCWNKGKPQCRNCKKYGHLEKDCRYKEDEEQAGRAEEKKDKQNLFYACQSTMVTSKSEVWFVYSGCTTHMSGEKSLFVDMDTSINILVNMGDGNMVQANGRGTICVQTINGAKYIKDVLYVPDLAQNLLSVGKLVELGYVVHFEDGY, encoded by the exons ATGGCAAGTAGTAGCTACTCAAATCAATACATTCAACAACCTTCAATACCAATTTTTCATggagaaaattatgatttttgggcaaTTAAAATGAAAACCTTGTTTATGTCTCAAGAAGTGTGGGAGATTGTTCAAGATGGgtatgatgaaattgaagatacTTCAACTTTGGATCAAACCCAAAAGGATTTGCTTAAGGAGAGTAGGAGGAAGAATGCAAAAGCATACATGTACATCCAACAAGGAGTTGGAGACACAATTCTACCAAGAGTAATCCATTCTTATAaagctaaagaagcttgggatcttCTACAACAAGAGTATGGAGGCAATAAGAAGGTAAGAGAGTTAAAATTACATTCATATAGAAGAGATTTTGAGAATCTTAGAATGAATGAAAATGAATGTTTAAATGAGTTTTCATCTAGAGTAGTTGAAGTTGTTAATAATATAATGATGTGTG CAATAAAGAAAAATGAGTACGAGGGTGAATCAACATCAAACTTCAAAGGAAATGGAAAATGGAAGAAAGGAGGAGCTAATTCCAACAACTATACAAAGAGTGATTCGTCTCAAGTACCAAGATGCAGTTTTTGCAAGAAGAATGGTCACTTGGAGAAGAATTGTTGGAACAAAGGAAAACCACAATGTCGCAATTGCAAAAAGTATGGGCATTTGGAGAAAGATTGTagatacaaagaagatgaagaacaagccGGTAGAGCCGAAGAAAAAAAGGATAAACAAAATTTGTTTTATGCTTGTCAAAGCACCATGGTAACTTCCAAAAGTGAAGTTTGGTTTGTGTATAGTGGTTGCACAACTCATATGTCCGGTGAAAAAAGCTTATTTGTGGATATGGATACTTCCATAAATATTCTTGTGAATATGGGTGATGGAAATATGGTTCAAGCTAATGGAAGAGGGACAATTTGTGTGCAAACTATCAATGGAGCAAAATACATTAAAGATGTGTTATATGTTCCGGATTTGGCACAAAACTTGTTAAGTGTTGGGAAACTTGTTGAACTTGGGTATGTCGTTCATTTTGAAGATGGGTATTGA
- the LOC113360478 gene encoding uncharacterized protein LOC113360478: protein MSLSTSASTSPPRKMHRLNEVYERCNYCTVEPENFEEASKEAVWIKSMEEEVVVINDNDTWEKVARPSDKEVIGVKWIYKVKYNADETVQRYKERLVAKGYLQQPGIDYKETFAPVARLDTIRSVISMDSQKGWLLYQLDDKSVFLNGELHEDVYVEQP, encoded by the coding sequence aTGTCTTTAAGTACTAGTgcatcaacatcaccaccaaGGAAGATGCATAGGTTGAATGAAGTGTATGAAAGATGTAACTATTGTACGGTTGAACCggaaaattttgaagaagcatcaaaagaaGCGGTATGGATAAAATCcatggaagaagaagttgttgtcatTAATGATAATGACACATGGGAGAAAGTAGCAAGGCCAAGTGACAAAGAAGTTATTGGTGTGAAGTGGATCTACAAGGTGAAGTACAATGCGGATGAAACGGTTCAAAGATACAAAGAAAGGTTGGTGGCAAAGGGTTATTTACAACAACCCGGTATCGACTACAAAGAAACGTTTGCACCAGTTGCTCGTCTTGACACCATTAGATCCGTGATTTCTATGGATTCCCAAAAAGGTTGGTTACTTTATCAACTTGATGACAAATCGGTATTTTTGAATGGAGAACTCCATGAAGATGTCTATGTAGAACAACCATAA
- the LOC113360479 gene encoding uncharacterized protein LOC113360479: MAIRIKVLKPKKQWEKPPVHWKKLNFDAAYDKDSKICGIGLILRNCAERCLEALVKVTKARDSEQAEGLAFLEVVEWIKTKAWSNIIIEGDCKTIIEDVTSNFGNVLWQDHNLLSDISKIVESLNRVRCFFFPRTSNEASDGLSKYAKKFSCNQVCSEQPPRCILSILEKDNYV; encoded by the exons ATGGCAATAAG GATAAAAGTGTTGAAACCAAAGAAGCAGTGGGAAAAACCACCAGTTCACTGgaaaaaactgaattttgatgCTGCATATGATAAGGATTCTAAAATCTGTGGCATTGGTCTAATCTTAAGAAATTGTGCAGAAAGATGCTTGGAGGCCTTGGTGAAAGTGACAAAAGCAAGAGACTCGGAACAAGCTGAAGGTCTAGCTTTCTTAGAAGTTGTAGAATGGATCAAAACTAAAGCCTGGAGCAACATCATCATTGAAGGGGATTGCAAAACTATCATTGAAGATGTGACTTCAAATTTTGGAAATGTTTTGTGGCAAGATCATAATCTCCTTTCGGATATTAGTAAAATTGTTGAATCTCTTAATAGGGTTAGATGTTTTTTCTTTCCTAGGACTAGTAATGAAGCATCTGATGGATTATCCAAATATGCCAAGAAGTTTTCTTGTAACCAAGTGTGCTCAGAGCAACCACCTAGATGTATCCTCTCTATTTTAGAGAAGGACAACTATGTGTAA